The Exiguobacterium aurantiacum DSM 6208 genome includes a window with the following:
- a CDS encoding septum site-determining protein MinC: MERKRHITIKGHRNGIAIHFNPRSGIDEVLLELEATLQEMEPPSGKIALKLHAGTRYLDEELSRQIREVVARHGVFYIEELSSEVMLTEEAKATYGKKTFHYHSGTIRSGQVLSFDGSVLIIGDINPGSEVRATGSIYCLGTIRGNVRAGVEGWEDAVITASLLHPKFLAIGEHVLASDGDEPLPEIEMGCAYQTNQGIEMTRLRQVMTGLKDAYAMELQRG, translated from the coding sequence ATGGAGCGTAAACGACACATTACGATTAAAGGACATCGCAACGGGATTGCAATCCACTTCAATCCAAGAAGTGGCATCGACGAGGTGCTCCTAGAGTTAGAGGCCACGTTGCAAGAAATGGAGCCGCCCTCTGGGAAGATTGCACTCAAATTGCACGCGGGAACTCGTTATTTGGACGAGGAGCTGTCACGTCAAATTCGTGAAGTCGTTGCTCGTCATGGCGTTTTTTATATCGAGGAGCTTTCGAGTGAGGTCATGCTGACCGAAGAGGCGAAAGCGACGTACGGCAAGAAAACGTTCCACTACCATAGCGGGACGATCCGTAGCGGACAAGTGCTCTCGTTTGACGGCTCGGTGCTCATCATCGGGGATATCAACCCGGGTTCAGAAGTACGGGCGACGGGAAGCATCTATTGTTTAGGCACGATACGAGGAAATGTCCGGGCCGGTGTCGAAGGATGGGAGGACGCGGTGATCACCGCGAGTCTGCTCCATCCAAAGTTTCTGGCGATTGGCGAGCACGTGCTCGCGTCAGACGGAGATGAACCGCTTCCGGAAATCGAGATGGGTTGCGCGTATCAGACAAATCAGGGCATTGAAATGACGCGTCTTCGTCAAGTCATGACAGGATTGAAAGACGCATATGCAATGGAATTACAGAGAGGGTGA
- the mreD gene encoding rod shape-determining protein MreD: MRVFIALFLLFLIEGTWAAIYSWHYMTPFLSLTLIGLMYISLYGRWESALGFGLVFGLLYDIVYTDLLGIYLFTFSLIPLLVSFVLKYIGENFFSVVITFTFMMLVFSFTIYSVMAAIGGTTMTIQTLLVEQIPGTLFVNAIAIAVLYYPMTRYVAPRPVAKRG; the protein is encoded by the coding sequence ATGAGAGTGTTCATCGCCCTGTTCCTCCTCTTTCTTATTGAAGGGACATGGGCCGCCATCTATTCGTGGCACTACATGACCCCGTTTTTGTCTTTGACGTTGATCGGGCTCATGTATATTAGTTTGTATGGCCGCTGGGAGTCGGCACTCGGTTTCGGGCTCGTGTTCGGGTTATTGTATGACATCGTCTACACCGACTTGCTCGGAATTTACTTATTTACTTTTTCACTCATTCCTCTCTTAGTCAGCTTCGTGTTAAAATATATAGGTGAGAACTTCTTCTCGGTCGTCATCACGTTCACGTTTATGATGCTTGTCTTCTCCTTCACGATTTACAGTGTGATGGCAGCAATCGGCGGGACGACCATGACCATTCAAACACTATTAGTTGAACAGATTCCAGGGACGTTGTTCGTCAATGCGATCGCCATCGCGGTGCTCTATTACCCGATGACGCGATACGTGGCGCCGCGACCTGTAGCGAAGAGAGGGTAG
- the mreC gene encoding rod shape-determining protein MreC has product MSRFVRNKKLIITLIGIILFVVILGVSIRGRSESAWYQDVTRDVVGTFQRVFTVPIGWMDSTVSSISDVRDIYEENRQLKQHLTKYAEVSVEAEDLRRENEELRKMVEASETSLRDFDLIPAEVIGRTPNDWQRYVTINVGQERGVERGMAVTAAGGMVGRVIQASAYTSQVQLLSDNNRTNNVSAVVNDADGKATYGTIDGFDSETNELFFTKISNSVELKEGEIVSTSGLGGRYPAGLVIGTVESIETDEYGVSQVARIKPEADFNEFSQMFVIDRTLVEPFLTGPEEGGAAGE; this is encoded by the coding sequence ATGAGCCGGTTCGTACGCAATAAAAAGCTCATCATCACGCTGATTGGTATTATCTTGTTCGTCGTCATTTTAGGAGTTTCGATTCGAGGACGATCGGAATCTGCCTGGTACCAAGACGTCACGCGTGATGTGGTCGGGACGTTCCAACGGGTGTTCACCGTGCCGATCGGCTGGATGGACAGCACGGTGTCCTCGATTTCGGACGTCCGCGACATCTATGAAGAAAACCGTCAGTTGAAACAACATTTGACGAAATATGCTGAAGTGTCGGTCGAAGCCGAAGACCTTCGCCGGGAGAACGAAGAGTTGCGTAAGATGGTTGAGGCGAGCGAAACGTCGCTTCGTGACTTCGACTTGATCCCGGCCGAAGTGATCGGACGGACACCGAACGACTGGCAGCGTTACGTGACGATCAACGTCGGTCAAGAACGCGGCGTCGAAAGAGGGATGGCCGTCACGGCCGCCGGCGGTATGGTCGGTCGCGTCATCCAAGCGAGTGCCTACACGTCACAAGTCCAACTGCTCAGCGACAACAACCGGACGAATAACGTCTCGGCGGTCGTCAACGATGCGGACGGCAAAGCGACGTACGGGACGATCGACGGATTCGACAGCGAGACGAACGAGCTCTTCTTCACGAAGATCTCGAACAGCGTCGAGTTGAAAGAAGGCGAGATCGTGTCGACGTCAGGCCTTGGCGGACGTTATCCGGCCGGTCTCGTCATCGGGACGGTCGAATCAATCGAGACCGACGAGTACGGCGTGTCTCAAGTTGCCCGCATCAAGCCAGAGGCGGACTTCAACGAGTTTTCGCAAATGTTCGTCATCGATCGAACGCTCGTCGAGCCGTTCTTGACGGGTCCTGAGGAAGGAGGAGCAGCCGGTGAGTAA
- a CDS encoding rod shape-determining protein yields MFRSFNREIGIDLGTANTLVYVKGQGIVVREPSVVAFRTDTGRIEAVGNQAKDMIGRTPGNVTARRPMKDGVIADFETTATMIKYFMEQAQKSKSGLFSSKTNVMICVPSGITSVEKRAVEDAAKQAGAREAYTIEEPFAAAIGAGLPVWEPTGSMVVDIGGGTTEVAVISLGGIVTSQSIRVGGDEMDDAIIRYIKNKYNLMIGERTSESLKMEIGSARIDASNEGEKMEIRGRDLVTGLPKQIEVSAAEVCEALSDTVEAILAGVKQTLEQTPPELAADVMDRGIVLTGGGALLKNLDDVISDETHIPTLVADEPLDCVAIGTGKSLEMMDVLRSKSGISSRR; encoded by the coding sequence ATGTTTCGTAGTTTCAACCGAGAAATCGGAATCGACCTTGGAACGGCTAATACGCTCGTTTATGTAAAAGGTCAAGGCATCGTCGTTCGTGAACCGTCTGTTGTGGCGTTCCGTACAGATACAGGAAGAATTGAGGCCGTTGGTAATCAGGCTAAAGATATGATTGGACGCACACCGGGCAACGTCACAGCACGTCGTCCGATGAAAGATGGGGTCATCGCCGACTTCGAGACGACGGCTACGATGATCAAATACTTCATGGAGCAAGCGCAAAAGTCGAAGAGCGGTTTGTTCTCATCGAAGACGAACGTCATGATCTGTGTGCCGAGCGGCATCACATCGGTCGAAAAACGTGCCGTCGAAGATGCGGCCAAGCAAGCTGGCGCGCGCGAAGCGTACACAATCGAAGAACCTTTCGCGGCCGCAATCGGCGCTGGTCTCCCGGTTTGGGAACCGACTGGCTCGATGGTCGTCGATATCGGTGGCGGGACGACCGAAGTCGCAGTGATTTCACTTGGCGGCATCGTGACGAGCCAATCGATTCGTGTCGGCGGTGACGAAATGGATGACGCCATTATTCGTTACATCAAAAACAAATACAACCTCATGATCGGGGAACGGACGTCAGAGTCGCTTAAAATGGAAATTGGCTCTGCACGCATCGACGCCTCGAACGAAGGGGAGAAGATGGAAATCCGCGGTCGCGATCTCGTGACGGGTCTTCCGAAACAAATCGAAGTCTCGGCTGCTGAAGTGTGTGAAGCGTTGTCGGATACGGTCGAAGCAATTCTTGCCGGCGTGAAACAAACGCTCGAACAGACGCCACCTGAACTCGCGGCTGACGTCATGGACCGCGGGATTGTCCTTACAGGCGGTGGGGCACTCCTCAAAAACTTGGACGATGTCATCTCGGATGAGACACACATCCCGACGCTCGTCGCGGATGAGCCACTCGACTGTGTCGCCATCGGGACTGGAAAATCTCTCGAAATGATGGACGTCCTCCGTTCAAAATCAGGCATCTCGTCGCGTCGATGA
- a CDS encoding DUF2785 domain-containing protein translates to MDEDIIYHEQDLKSMLTDMKNGTVRLQELDEERVIQSMLHHIGSTNPEFRDQLIYTLFYRFIIEDDCLTNEQLTNLFQTTLKYHLFHGIGETGTDTVFTRAFSTLLLALIVFQDRQQHFLSEADIDMLKAKLLAYLDCEIDTRGYVPGKGWAHSIAHVADAFDELVLHPQLDETEFGEVLEALWNKVIVPTVYTHDEDERLLNPIFGLLDRGMDEHEVILLLEGLPATLRVQKQQLEPEHYWHVVCNVKTFLKSFFVKLHETNRQTLQTAVLLTLKNI, encoded by the coding sequence ATGGATGAGGACATTATCTATCATGAGCAGGATTTGAAGTCGATGTTGACGGACATGAAGAACGGGACAGTCCGGTTGCAGGAACTTGACGAAGAGCGGGTCATCCAATCGATGCTCCATCATATCGGCTCGACCAATCCCGAATTTCGTGACCAGTTGATTTACACGTTGTTTTACCGGTTCATCATCGAGGACGATTGTCTGACGAACGAGCAATTGACGAACCTGTTCCAGACGACGCTCAAGTATCACTTGTTCCATGGCATCGGCGAGACGGGGACGGACACCGTCTTCACGCGGGCGTTCTCGACGCTGTTGCTCGCCTTGATCGTGTTTCAAGACAGGCAACAGCACTTCTTGTCTGAAGCGGACATCGACATGTTGAAAGCGAAGCTGTTGGCGTATCTCGATTGTGAAATCGACACGAGAGGCTACGTGCCCGGGAAAGGCTGGGCCCATTCGATCGCGCATGTGGCCGATGCGTTCGATGAGCTCGTGTTGCATCCGCAACTCGATGAGACGGAGTTCGGTGAGGTGCTCGAGGCGCTGTGGAACAAAGTGATCGTCCCGACCGTGTATACACATGACGAGGATGAGCGGCTCCTGAACCCGATCTTCGGATTGCTCGACCGGGGCATGGACGAGCACGAGGTCATCCTATTATTAGAAGGCTTACCTGCTACGTTGCGCGTTCAAAAACAACAACTCGAGCCCGAACACTATTGGCACGTCGTCTGTAATGTCAAAACGTTCTTGAAAAGCTTTTTCGTCAAATTGCATGAGACGAACCGGCAAACGCTTCAAACGGCAGTGCTTCTCACACTAAAGAATATTTGA
- a CDS encoding IS3 family transposase (programmed frameshift) — protein sequence MARSRHSIEQKLSALRMMEEETYTWKEIEEAHDVSEHTLRVWKVKFETGGIDALKESRTWKLYTKEQKIAAVRDYLDGVTMVEVLSRHQISSRSVLYRWIKKYTSHSELTDSRKGMDRAMTKGRKTTFEERMEIVRYCLDNGRNYQQTAEIFAVSYHQVYGWTKKYDADGVHGLEDRRGRTKQEEELTNEEKLERRIQQIERENERLRAENLFPKKVRGDREERLISQIRLQLRYMAIEEMSTTDTFPVVLLCEIAQVSRAAYYKWLKRTVSVREEENLGLLEDIRLLYDQVNGTYGYRRLTMTINRRRRQHGLPAYNEKRIYRLMRIHEIRSVIRQKRKRHKKSSPQHVAENLMNREFSASRPDEKWCTDVTEFKYGAGKKAYLSAIIDLYDGSIVAYRIGKSNNNALVFQTMIPAIAGLRSGASPMIHSDRGFQYTSRGFKRMVEDAGLTHSMSRVGRCLDNAPIEGFWGTLKVEMYYLREFQAYSELTSAIEAYISFYNHDRFQKRLNGLSPVEYRTQAA from the exons ATGGCGAGAAGTCGGCATTCAATCGAACAAAAACTGAGTGCACTACGGATGATGGAAGAAGAAACATATACGTGGAAGGAAATCGAGGAGGCCCATGACGTCTCTGAGCATACCCTCCGGGTGTGGAAAGTGAAATTCGAGACCGGCGGAATCGACGCCTTGAAGGAGTCGAGGACATGGAAACTGTACACAAAGGAACAGAAAATAGCGGCCGTACGTGACTATCTCGATGGGGTCACCATGGTGGAAGTCCTCTCCAGACATCAAATCAGTAGTCGTTCGGTTCTATATCGGTGGATCAAGAAGTATACTAGTCATAGCGAGTTAACAGATTCGAGAAAAGGGATGGATCGAGCTATGACAAAAGGGAGAAAGACCACATTCGAGGAACGCATGGAGATCGTCAGGTATTGCCTGGACAATGGACGGAACTATCAACAGACGGCCGAGATATTCGCCGTGTCGTACCACCAGGTCTACGGCTGGACGAAAAAATATGACGCCGACGGCGTGCACGGGCTCGAGGACCGGCGCGGACGGACGAAGCAAGAAGAGGAACTGACCAACGAAGAGAAGCTCGAACGTCGCATCCAACAGATCGAGCGGGAGAACGAGCGCCTGCGGGCCGAGAACCTGTTCC CTAAAAAAGTTAGAGGAGATCGAGAGGAGAGGTTGATCAGCCAAATCCGGCTACAATTACGTTACATGGCGATCGAGGAAATGTCGACGACCGACACGTTCCCGGTCGTGCTCCTGTGTGAAATCGCGCAGGTCTCACGGGCCGCCTACTACAAATGGTTGAAGCGTACCGTCTCGGTACGCGAGGAGGAGAACTTGGGCTTACTGGAGGACATCCGTCTCCTCTATGACCAGGTGAACGGGACCTACGGCTATCGACGGCTCACCATGACAATCAACCGCAGACGACGTCAACATGGCCTGCCGGCATACAATGAGAAGCGGATCTATCGTCTCATGCGCATCCATGAGATCCGTTCGGTCATCCGCCAGAAACGAAAGCGGCATAAGAAATCGTCACCGCAACATGTGGCCGAGAACCTGATGAACCGGGAATTCAGCGCGTCCCGACCGGACGAGAAGTGGTGCACCGACGTCACCGAGTTCAAATATGGCGCCGGGAAGAAGGCGTATCTGAGCGCGATCATCGACCTCTATGACGGCTCGATCGTCGCCTATCGCATCGGGAAATCCAACAACAACGCGCTCGTCTTCCAGACGATGATCCCAGCCATCGCGGGGCTCCGTTCAGGAGCGAGTCCGATGATCCATAGCGACCGAGGGTTCCAATATACCTCGAGAGGGTTCAAACGCATGGTGGAAGACGCGGGGCTGACCCACAGCATGTCCCGGGTCGGACGTTGTCTCGACAACGCCCCGATTGAGGGTTTTTGGGGTACCCTGAAAGTCGAGATGTACTATTTGCGTGAGTTCCAGGCCTACAGCGAACTCACATCAGCCATCGAGGCCTACATATCGTTCTACAACCATGATCGTTTCCAGAAACGACTAAACGGCTTGAGCCCTGTCGAATACAGGACTCAAGCCGCCTAG
- the radC gene encoding RadC family protein, whose translation MVLDRSAETAIARLLQIGGRGGDPHATARRLSDVYPTLRALSQASVSDLCKIEGMTQKKAEQLLAAFTIGIRYVEEPKSEMPTIRSPQDAYELLRDELRLLNQEHFVCLYLNTKNQLIARKTLFVGGLNSSIVHPRDVFREALKLSAACFIAVHNHPSGDATPSREDIEVSERLVEAGNIVGIACLDHVIIGEDHYVSMKQRGYMNG comes from the coding sequence ATGGTGCTCGACCGTAGTGCTGAAACCGCCATCGCCAGACTGCTTCAAATCGGAGGGCGGGGCGGAGACCCGCACGCGACCGCCCGACGACTGTCCGACGTGTATCCGACGCTTCGGGCGCTGTCGCAGGCGTCCGTGAGCGACTTGTGCAAAATCGAAGGGATGACGCAAAAGAAGGCCGAACAGTTGCTCGCGGCGTTCACGATTGGGATCCGTTACGTCGAAGAACCGAAGTCGGAGATGCCGACGATTCGCTCGCCGCAAGACGCGTACGAGCTGCTCCGGGACGAGCTACGGCTCCTCAATCAAGAGCATTTCGTCTGTCTGTACTTAAACACGAAAAATCAACTCATCGCCCGGAAGACGCTCTTCGTCGGCGGGTTGAACTCTTCGATCGTCCACCCGCGGGACGTGTTCCGCGAGGCGCTCAAGCTGTCGGCGGCGTGCTTCATCGCCGTCCATAACCATCCGAGCGGGGACGCGACGCCGAGCCGGGAAGACATCGAAGTGTCAGAACGGTTGGTCGAAGCGGGGAACATCGTCGGCATCGCCTGTCTCGACCATGTCATCATCGGGGAGGACCATTACGTCAGCATGAAACAGCGCGGGTATATGAATGGATAA
- a CDS encoding Maf family protein, producing the protein MKPTQKRVILASMSPRRTELLAKAGIHHEVIPSNVVEGVNGREAADEYVGRLAREKAMDVARDNRDAVVIGSDTVVVLDGKILEKPNDREEARRMLGQLSGATHDVLTGVSIIGPERQDLFVTATRVTFIDIPETWLEAYLDSQEPYDKAGAYGIQGSGGLFVERLEGDYYNVVGLPLQPLVRTLEGHGVTPRFL; encoded by the coding sequence ATGAAACCAACACAGAAACGTGTCATCCTCGCCTCGATGTCACCGCGGCGGACCGAACTATTGGCCAAGGCCGGCATTCACCACGAGGTCATCCCGTCGAACGTCGTCGAGGGCGTCAACGGGCGCGAAGCGGCAGATGAATACGTCGGGCGCCTCGCTCGTGAGAAAGCGATGGACGTCGCCCGAGACAATCGTGACGCCGTCGTCATCGGATCGGACACGGTCGTCGTCCTAGACGGGAAGATCCTCGAGAAGCCGAACGACCGGGAAGAGGCGCGGCGGATGCTCGGACAGTTGTCTGGGGCGACGCACGACGTGCTCACCGGTGTCAGCATCATCGGACCCGAGCGGCAAGACTTGTTCGTCACGGCGACGCGCGTCACGTTCATCGACATTCCGGAGACGTGGCTCGAAGCGTATCTCGATTCACAGGAGCCGTATGACAAGGCCGGCGCCTATGGCATCCAAGGCTCGGGCGGTCTGTTCGTCGAGCGGTTAGAAGGCGACTACTACAACGTCGTCGGCCTGCCGCTCCAACCGCTCGTCCGGACGCTTGAAGGTCACGGGGTGACGCCACGCTTTCTGTGA
- the pilM gene encoding pilus assembly protein PilM, producing the protein MSRAIEKGTVAYFSFDALSIHGAVIKQGVFKRSASVQLAKNAYAEGRIQDENAFGLAFDELCRKLKVRKGMVCAVDMAETEVLSRKVDIPSNIPKDEIRGYLFMEIGSSIILPFDDVAFDYEVLGETEMKTEVMLHAVSVELTKAIRGYMKKRGFVLKKIVPRPVAIANGVARLETLDPLKSTLLWHVTPFAHQLLVLEEGQVRFIRAIETDLSYRSDTTDGGVTYTFNGSNETLSSQTDDWLNELSRFLDFYRYSLRTDGRPIDELLVSGTVPELDDLVRTIEAEAMVPVKRIDDPLPLSHATPLSHQMLPLLGMATLDRDRDANFINSTDVTLRWPIVASLASLLIGGGLAGFLYYEVQGLERQEAQVNEQLQLVRIYQTEQVNSKGQQVLSLEQTVTSLTNEEKQAVPALRALTEQLPPTGYVLTYNYADGSLMSVRAQFETLPDLNAFQRALLTDPRFENVKLLGVTTETKADTETDTDEPTRLTDEPLPRYIGEFTFTFVDVEEPETEATTDEEVVSQ; encoded by the coding sequence ATGAGCCGGGCTATAGAGAAAGGAACGGTCGCGTACTTCTCGTTCGATGCGCTCAGCATCCACGGGGCCGTGATCAAACAAGGCGTCTTCAAACGGAGCGCCTCCGTCCAGTTGGCGAAGAATGCCTACGCCGAAGGGCGGATCCAAGACGAGAACGCGTTCGGCCTCGCCTTCGACGAGTTGTGCCGAAAATTGAAAGTACGAAAAGGGATGGTCTGTGCCGTCGACATGGCCGAGACGGAAGTGTTGTCGCGTAAAGTCGATATCCCATCGAATATCCCAAAAGACGAGATCCGCGGTTATTTGTTCATGGAGATCGGCAGTTCGATCATCTTGCCGTTCGACGACGTCGCCTTCGACTATGAGGTGCTCGGCGAGACGGAGATGAAGACCGAGGTCATGCTGCACGCCGTTTCGGTCGAGTTGACGAAAGCGATTCGCGGTTACATGAAAAAGCGCGGCTTCGTCTTGAAGAAAATCGTCCCGCGCCCGGTCGCCATTGCCAACGGCGTGGCCCGTCTCGAGACGCTCGACCCGCTCAAGTCGACGCTCCTCTGGCACGTGACGCCGTTCGCGCACCAGTTGCTCGTCCTTGAGGAAGGACAGGTCCGTTTCATCCGCGCCATCGAGACCGATCTCTCATACCGCTCGGATACGACAGACGGCGGGGTTACATACACGTTCAACGGTTCGAACGAGACGCTTTCGAGCCAGACCGACGATTGGTTGAACGAGCTGTCGCGCTTCCTTGACTTTTATCGCTACTCGCTCCGTACGGATGGTCGCCCGATCGACGAACTCCTCGTCTCCGGGACGGTCCCGGAACTCGATGACCTCGTCCGGACGATCGAGGCGGAAGCGATGGTGCCGGTCAAACGGATCGACGACCCGCTCCCGTTGTCACACGCGACGCCGCTGTCGCACCAGATGTTGCCGCTCCTCGGGATGGCGACGCTCGACCGTGACCGCGACGCCAACTTCATCAATTCGACCGACGTCACGCTCCGCTGGCCGATCGTCGCGAGTCTCGCGTCTCTTCTCATCGGTGGAGGGCTCGCCGGCTTCTTGTACTATGAAGTGCAAGGGCTCGAACGGCAAGAAGCGCAAGTGAACGAACAGTTGCAGCTCGTCCGCATTTATCAGACGGAACAAGTGAACTCGAAAGGGCAACAAGTGCTGTCGCTCGAACAGACGGTGACGTCGCTTACGAACGAAGAGAAACAAGCGGTGCCGGCGCTCCGAGCGCTCACCGAACAGTTGCCGCCGACCGGATACGTCTTGACGTACAATTACGCCGACGGCTCGCTCATGAGCGTCCGCGCCCAGTTCGAGACGTTGCCGGACTTGAACGCGTTTCAACGCGCGCTCTTGACCGACCCGCGCTTTGAGAACGTCAAACTGCTCGGCGTCACGACCGAGACGAAAGCCGACACGGAGACGGACACGGATGAACCGACTCGTCTGACGGACGAGCCGCTTCCGCGTTACATCGGTGAATTCACGTTCACGTTTGTCGACGTCGAAGAGCCTGAGACCGAAGCGACGACCGATGAGGAGGTGGTGAGCCAATGA
- a CDS encoding prepilin peptidase — protein MVDLIGLIYSIVLGAVITSFTNVVGLRVPQKQSIVTPRSHCPSCGHVLSAWELVPVFGYLFLRGKCRGCGGRIAPTYPLFELLGAIGYGYSFWLYGFSGTTLLAFVFLSTLLALAMSDLSTMLVPNVILLYTAPALLALAYVSGATWWGPIAGALLGFSVLATVFFVSKGGLGAGDVKLFTVIGLVLGPRDVLVALFLASLIGAVVGLALIGLKRIGRKQPIPFVPSIALGTMLTFWFSERFFDWYFDLL, from the coding sequence TTGGTTGACCTCATTGGACTCATTTACAGCATCGTGCTCGGAGCGGTCATCACTTCGTTCACGAACGTCGTCGGGCTCCGCGTGCCACAGAAGCAGTCGATTGTGACGCCACGGTCGCACTGCCCGTCTTGCGGCCACGTCTTATCGGCATGGGAACTCGTTCCCGTGTTCGGCTACTTGTTTCTCCGTGGCAAATGCCGCGGCTGTGGCGGACGGATCGCGCCGACGTATCCGCTGTTCGAACTGCTCGGGGCAATCGGCTACGGCTACAGCTTTTGGCTGTACGGCTTCTCAGGGACGACGCTGCTCGCGTTCGTCTTCTTGTCGACGCTCCTCGCTTTGGCGATGTCGGACTTGTCGACGATGCTCGTGCCGAACGTCATTTTGCTTTATACGGCGCCGGCCCTGCTCGCTCTCGCTTACGTATCAGGGGCGACGTGGTGGGGCCCGATCGCCGGGGCGTTGTTAGGATTTTCGGTCCTCGCCACCGTTTTTTTCGTCTCAAAAGGGGGACTTGGAGCCGGCGATGTCAAACTATTTACAGTGATCGGACTCGTGCTCGGACCGCGTGACGTGCTCGTCGCGTTGTTCCTCGCGAGCTTGATCGGTGCCGTCGTCGGTCTCGCGTTGATCGGATTGAAACGGATCGGTCGCAAACAGCCGATCCCGTTCGTCCCGTCGATCGCGCTCGGGACGATGCTGACGTTTTGGTTCAGCGAACGCTTTTTTGATTGGTATTTTGATTTATTGTAG
- a CDS encoding prepilin-type N-terminal cleavage/methylation domain-containing protein: MLEKMKMIWQDAKQLKDERGLTLVELLVVVVILGIIAAIAVVAIGGIIENSKKDAMVADAKQMVSAAKLHTASNPGATTLDFTTGEGANYISGLKDPFNKTAPEMYSTASVAITENGGKYSYAVTLTSDEAKYSFKASPESNLNKAELEKAKSTPDPE; the protein is encoded by the coding sequence ATGTTAGAAAAAATGAAAATGATTTGGCAAGATGCGAAACAATTGAAAGATGAGCGCGGCCTCACACTCGTCGAGTTGCTCGTCGTCGTCGTAATTTTAGGAATTATCGCAGCCATCGCCGTCGTCGCGATTGGTGGAATTATCGAGAACTCGAAGAAGGATGCAATGGTTGCGGATGCGAAGCAGATGGTAAGCGCGGCGAAATTACATACTGCGTCAAATCCAGGGGCGACAACTTTAGATTTCACTACAGGTGAAGGCGCAAACTATATTTCTGGTCTTAAAGATCCATTCAACAAAACTGCCCCAGAAATGTATTCGACAGCCTCTGTAGCTATAACAGAAAATGGTGGGAAATATTCTTATGCTGTCACTTTGACTAGTGACGAAGCAAAATACAGCTTTAAAGCTTCGCCTGAATCAAACTTAAACAAAGCAGAATTAGAAAAAGCTAAATCAACTCCTGATCCAGAATAA